The genomic stretch AGTTTTTGCTTGAATTGTGTGGAAAGTGTTTGTCCGTACTTGCAAGTCTTAGTTTTAAACTCCTGAACACTTGTTCTACTAAATTCCTTTCACCGAATGTGACGTGTTCATGCTTTACGCCTATTGTTGAAAGTATGTTGTACCATGGTCCTCCGTCGTGTAGTATATCTTTTATCTCCTTTAACTTTATTCCTCCACCTTCGAGGAGTAGTATTACGTCTAATCCACTCCTTGTTTCTGATAGTTTTATTGCAACAACTCTCCCAGTGTTCAAATCCCTTACAACCAGTAGACTAATCCGTTGACTATCCTAATACCGGCCTCATCAACAGCATAATAAACGCTGAGAGGTTGTTGTGAGGAGTACTCACTTAACCTCTTCCAATGGACTGTACTTTTAGTCACGTGGAATAGGGCCTCAACCCTCCTCAAGGAAAGCCCTAAATAGTAAGCTGCCAAAGCCTTAGCAACATCATCCCTACTGGTGGAGAAGGGTTTAAAGATGAAAAAACACAATTTAAGATTAAGGCGACGAGGTGTCCTAACTTACTGTTACTACTCATATTCCCTCAATAATACATTCTCGCCGCTCTACTAAAATTTTATACAAAAAACAAAAATAATTGGACACACAGATAGTGTCGTCATTAACCTATTTATATTTCTATATTAAAATAAGGTTTACAATAACTTTATCTTAGCGTTATCTATTCCTAGAGATTAACTCAATTGATGAAATTATATACAAATGATGATACTATGGACACACTCTAAATTTAAATGGTAAAATTTTAGCATTATGTACAAATTATTAGAAGTCCTAAAACTTTAATAACTACGGTTTATTTAAAAATATATGAGCGCTATCATAGTAGATAAAATAAAGGGATATATGATAACTTTAAATAATTACAGAAAAGTATACAGTAACTACTATTCTGTAATTCTTAAGAGAGTATTGAAAAATAATAAAATTAAGGTACGTATTAGAAATGGGCCAAAATCATTTTTAGGTAGCAATGAAGTAGCCAAATTCGCGGCAATTTTTGCTAACTTATACCCAAATATTAAAATAATTTCAATAGATAATAATAAAATAACATTTGAATATTTAGGAAAACGAGTAACTTTGATAGACTGGGTTTACGGCGGTAGTGATGCTTTTATAGATTACAATTGGTTAAATGTGTATGGAAAAACTGTTATAGATGTTGGTGCTAATATTGGTGATTCTGCTATTTGGTTTGCATTAAATGGAGCTAAAAAAGTAGTTGCCATAGAACCTTATCTTTTTCCCTATCGAATCATGCTAAAAAATATTGACGCAAATAATCTTAGTGATAAAATCTTTGCATTAAATTGTGGAATAGGCAAAGATAATATTAAAATAAAAGTAACAAAAGAAATCACTTTCAGAGGAAGTAGTTTAAAATCTGCGACAGAAGGCATAGAAATTCCAGTATACACATTAGATTATGTGATAGAAAAATATGGACCATTTGACATTTTAAAAATGGATTGTGAAGGTTGCGAGTACGATGCAATTCTTAATAGTAAAAATCTAGGAATTTTTAGACAAATACAAATAGAATATCATTATGGTTGTGAAAAGCTAAAAACCAAACTGGAAAGCTTGGAATTTAATGTTAAATGTACGATTCCCGTAAAAGTATATAATCCTTATGCAGATAGCCCAAATATGTTAGTAGGATATTTATATGCATACAAATAAATATCTTATTCGAGATATATTACGAATTATTAATAAAAAATTAAATAAATCTAATATTTTCTGGGTTTATTATTCCGTCTATTAGCCCTTGAATTACAGCTTTAATACCTTTAGTTCCTTTTTTAGCCTTATTTGCAATGTATAAATAATATCCAACATAAACAGGAAGGGATAAGTAAAAGGTAATCTTCTTAGGAAGAGAATCAAGATCTCTATGGAATACTATCTTAGACCTTATCGCATAGTATAATCTCATTTCATTATATCTTTTCACCCCTTCTTTAGGATCAACGTCATGATACACCCTAGCTGAACCTAAAGTAACATTTCTGTATCCTAATTTCTTTATTCTATATTGTAAATAACCATCTTCACCATTCCACGGTATTCTCTTCCATGGAATTAACCCAGCTTTCATTATTGCCTCTTTTCGGAACATGTAACTGTTTGCAAACACATCTACTTCTATTACCTTTCCCTCTAAACTTTTGCACGGAAAACCAGAGTATAGTGAGATTGTCCTTCTCATAAACTTAGAAAAAACTGCCCCAGCATACATTACCTTTTCTGGAACAGAATAATAACACGTCACTGGAGCTACAGTGCCTAGACTCTCATTGTTCTCTATAAATTTGAGTAACTTTTCTATGGTATTAGGTTCTATGACGTTATCGTCATCTATAAAAAATATGAAATCTCCTTCACTTGCTTCTATTGCATCATTTCTAGATTTAGCAACCAAAGTAGGTTTATCATGTTTTATGTACTTAACGTAGGAGAAATCATTTTTAATCATTTCTTCTGTTCCGTCAGTTGATGCATCGTCAACTACTATAATCTCATA from Sulfolobus sp. S-194 encodes the following:
- a CDS encoding glycosyltransferase family 2 protein, whose protein sequence is MVKVSVAIPTYNRKEKLRRLLYSLEKSTFKDYEIIVVDDASTDGTEEMIKNDFSYVKYIKHDKPTLVAKSRNDAIEASEGDFIFFIDDDNVIEPNTIEKLLKFIENNESLGTVAPVTCYYSVPEKVMYAGAVFSKFMRRTISLYSGFPCKSLEGKVIEVDVFANSYMFRKEAIMKAGLIPWKRIPWNGEDGYLQYRIKKLGYRNVTLGSARVYHDVDPKEGVKRYNEMRLYYAIRSKIVFHRDLDSLPKKITFYLSLPVYVGYYLYIANKAKKGTKGIKAVIQGLIDGIINPENIRFI
- a CDS encoding FkbM family methyltransferase → MSAIIVDKIKGYMITLNNYRKVYSNYYSVILKRVLKNNKIKVRIRNGPKSFLGSNEVAKFAAIFANLYPNIKIISIDNNKITFEYLGKRVTLIDWVYGGSDAFIDYNWLNVYGKTVIDVGANIGDSAIWFALNGAKKVVAIEPYLFPYRIMLKNIDANNLSDKIFALNCGIGKDNIKIKVTKEITFRGSSLKSATEGIEIPVYTLDYVIEKYGPFDILKMDCEGCEYDAILNSKNLGIFRQIQIEYHYGCEKLKTKLESLEFNVKCTIPVKVYNPYADSPNMLVGYLYAYK